Part of the Neorhodopirellula lusitana genome is shown below.
CTTCGATCGGTACGTTGCGGATTCCAGTCCACAGCATGATCAGTAGGATGCCGATCGCGGGCAGCAACGATAAAAGTACCGAAGCCCGCGTTAAGCTGGAAATGATGCTCTCGCTCAGCGGTCGGTTCACCAGTGCCGAGATCCCGAGCACCGCCAACAGTACTAACGGGCTGACGACGACCGTCGTGCCGAGCACTTCAAAGAGGGTGTTTGTGTCAATCATGTAAGTGTGTTTTCAATTGTGGCGTTGATAGACTTGCCATCAGGGGATTTCGTGGAACTCGATGTGAATTAGGAAGTGACGGTTTGGATGGATGCGAAGCCCAGATGGTCCCGTTGGCCTCGATACCATTCGCTTGAACTTGCCACCGTCGGCAAGTCTTTGGATTCCACATGATGCGGTTCGTATCGCCCGTCGGCATAACGCAAGATGGTTGCGGATTCAGGATCAATCACGGCGACTTGGACCCAGTTTCCTTTGATCATTTTTGCAATGCCTGGGTTGGACTCGATGATTCGATCGAGCTTCGCCGGCGTCGTTTCAATCACAAACAGGATTCGCATGGGTTCATGGATTTCGACCATCTGTTGCGACAGTCCGGGCCGCAAGTCACTCGCGGCGCCGGTCATCACCCCGACAAGTGAAACGATGTTATGGGGCAATTTTGATCCGCACCCGTAGCCTTCAACGTCCACGGATGAGAAGTAGTATTCCAAGCTGATGCCGGCACAAACAGGAATCGCCGCCTGTAGAATCCGAGTCAGCACATGGCACTCGTCGTCGTCCACACCGGGGTCGTACTCGGTCACAAACGCACGCCGGTCCATGAACAGACCACGAGACCATTCCCGTCGTCCAACCGTGACCAACGCGTTGGTTGCGTGGTTGTATTCAGGCCGTGCTTGGGACAAGTCCTCTGCACGTTCTTCGACGTGTTCCAGTGCTTCGGCGGTGGTCAAATCCAGAGGCGCCGATTCAAACAGTCGAGCCCGTTCGTGAGCATTGCGTTGGCGAGTTTCATTGACACTGGCTTCCATACGCCGGAAAAGCGGGCGATGAGAACGGGGCAGCAAATCGACATCGTAGTAGTCGACGGCGTCATTGCACGTGTTGTGATAGGCGCCGAGGAATCGCACTTCATCAGGAAGTTCCAAGCCACGTTGTGCTGTGAGTCGCCGCACGCGTGGATCGTTCGCCATCATGGCAAAGGCGCGAGCATTGGGGCCACCGCGACCACCACTGCAGGCACCGCAGTTGTATGCCGATTCATGTGGGTTGTTTAGCGATCCGCTGCCGTGCCCAAAGAAGATCACGATGGGGGGAAAGTCCGCTACCAAACCGATGTCTTGTAGGATTCGGATGACGATCTCAGCCATTTCTTCCAGGCTGTAGCCAAGTGATTCTTGATCCGATCCTGGAGATTCGGACGTTCGCTCAATCAACAGTTCGGTTGCCGGAGGTCGGACGAGCACCGCCGTTGCGGACCGAATTTGGGAGGTCAAACGTGGTGCCAAGATCCGGGCTACCATCGGGAAAGTTGCGAACGCACCAAAGATACCGGTTACCCAGCCACCAATCAGGGTGCGTGATCCGGCGTGCACGCGGTGCGCGAACCAACCTAGCCATCGCCGGCGAATCGCTCGCTTTTCGCTTTCGTCTGCGGCCGAAAATAGTGGATCTTCCCGAACGTAGTGTTGAGGCGTCACGATCGCCGGACACAGCGGACGGTAGTGGGCATGGTCAGCGCCTTGGTAGTACATCGCAACCGCATAGAAGCCCGCGGCGGATGCGGTTTCGCATTCGGGATCGACCTCTTCCAAGTGCCGCCGGAACGATTCTTCTCGATCGTCGATGCAAAAGATTGCGACATAGGCCGGCTTCTTGGGCTTCGTGACCAAAGCGTTGTGGCAGCGTTTGGCATGATGCGAAATGGCATCCAATGCCGACACCGCGTAGTGTCGCTCGTACGCCAGATGCAGGATTCGACGTCGGGGCAAGGAACCAAACGATTCAATTTCCTCGATCAGACAACGCCACTGCTCCGCTGACATGTCGGCAAGTTGTTCGGGAGTCCAACCGCCGACCTGGGCGAGTTGGAAAATGGTGTAGCCACGCTCATCGATCGATTGTCCGGCTCGATGGGTTCCACGAGCTTTCGCATGCGTTCGGATCTGGTCCAGATCGGTTGTGCCGTAGTAACGTTTGCCCAAGTCAACGGCTGCATACCGCAACAGGATCAAGCGGATGGCCAAGTAGTCCAGCAGTGAACCTTCGGGAATTGGGTATGGCAAAAACGGAGTCGCG
Proteins encoded:
- a CDS encoding DUF2309 domain-containing protein, which encodes MALGRNHPLTNERRNSIEHAIEHAKHYLPAQGPISIFVHHNTLHAFEDLPFDEAVLEGGRKYQCEAYLSENRYLEELHRGRISIEDLREVLMNDLGDDADKLVATFGTRYTLRLAMLQMTIHQVPDAELQWLLAESDVLKRFRSELSTQRRETMIGQTRSWVLRHRCNPNDQATGKDSSSAPAASALPEVVQQLTDAVKPRRMEKWSDANWESFTLELLWAVCRHGVEIANLNTPTEPHGVNIRDQLLAATGEDIHLKVNHVLIRFCGSYLDQGFADWALPDREQGFAKAFASLFGGSMTVKPSWLAGIRQDLARITNGEFDPMASIAESLHALGVQDDDVEEAISRTLMGLRGWAGMIWQMESATPFLPYPIPEGSLLDYLAIRLILLRYAAVDLGKRYYGTTDLDQIRTHAKARGTHRAGQSIDERGYTIFQLAQVGGWTPEQLADMSAEQWRCLIEEIESFGSLPRRRILHLAYERHYAVSALDAISHHAKRCHNALVTKPKKPAYVAIFCIDDREESFRRHLEEVDPECETASAAGFYAVAMYYQGADHAHYRPLCPAIVTPQHYVREDPLFSAADESEKRAIRRRWLGWFAHRVHAGSRTLIGGWVTGIFGAFATFPMVARILAPRLTSQIRSATAVLVRPPATELLIERTSESPGSDQESLGYSLEEMAEIVIRILQDIGLVADFPPIVIFFGHGSGSLNNPHESAYNCGACSGGRGGPNARAFAMMANDPRVRRLTAQRGLELPDEVRFLGAYHNTCNDAVDYYDVDLLPRSHRPLFRRMEASVNETRQRNAHERARLFESAPLDLTTAEALEHVEERAEDLSQARPEYNHATNALVTVGRREWSRGLFMDRRAFVTEYDPGVDDDECHVLTRILQAAIPVCAGISLEYYFSSVDVEGYGCGSKLPHNIVSLVGVMTGAASDLRPGLSQQMVEIHEPMRILFVIETTPAKLDRIIESNPGIAKMIKGNWVQVAVIDPESATILRYADGRYEPHHVESKDLPTVASSSEWYRGQRDHLGFASIQTVTS